The following coding sequences are from one Sphingomonadaceae bacterium OTU29LAMAA1 window:
- a CDS encoding SDR family oxidoreductase, translating into MKLGLADRVVVVTGGGSGIGGAISTVLAEEGAIPVILGRSPLDNEFAAGLATLQPQSLFVQVDLADDDACARAVAQVVDRFGHIHALVNNAGANDSVGLDAGVDAFAASLRANLFHYYGMAHHCLPHLRTARGSIVNISSKVALTGQGGTSGYAAAKAAQLGLTREWAAALAKDGIRVNAVLPAEVMTPLYRRWIETTDDPDAQLDRIAARIPLGHRMTTDREIADTVVFLLSDRATHTTGQWIVPDGGYVHLDRALS; encoded by the coding sequence ATGAAGCTGGGGTTGGCGGACAGGGTCGTCGTCGTGACCGGCGGCGGATCGGGGATCGGCGGTGCGATATCGACCGTGCTGGCCGAAGAGGGCGCGATCCCGGTCATCCTCGGTCGCAGTCCCCTCGACAACGAATTCGCCGCCGGGCTGGCGACGCTGCAACCGCAGTCGCTGTTCGTTCAGGTCGACCTTGCCGACGACGACGCCTGCGCCCGCGCGGTGGCGCAGGTCGTCGACCGGTTCGGCCACATCCATGCTCTGGTCAACAACGCCGGCGCTAACGACAGTGTCGGGCTGGACGCCGGGGTGGATGCCTTCGCCGCCTCGCTGCGGGCGAACCTGTTTCATTATTACGGCATGGCGCATCATTGCCTGCCGCATCTGCGGACGGCGCGCGGGTCGATCGTCAACATCTCGTCCAAGGTCGCACTGACCGGACAGGGCGGCACCAGCGGCTATGCCGCAGCCAAGGCGGCGCAACTCGGGCTGACACGGGAATGGGCGGCGGCGCTGGCGAAGGACGGCATCCGCGTCAACGCCGTGCTGCCGGCGGAGGTGATGACACCGCTGTACCGCCGCTGGATCGAGACGACGGACGATCCCGACGCACAGCTGGACCGGATCGCCGCGCGCATCCCGCTCGGCCATCGCATGACGACCGATCGCGAGATCGCCGACACGGTCGTCTTCCTGCTGTCGGACCGCGCCACGCACACCACCGGGCAATGGATCGTCCCCGACGGCGGCTACGTCCACCTCGATCGCGCTCTCAGCTAG
- a CDS encoding L-fuconate dehydratase produces the protein MTRITALRTQDIRFPTSQSLDGSDAMNPDPDYSAAYVVLETDRPGLEGHGLTFTIGRGNDICVAAIEAMRHLVVGLDLDWIIADPGRFWRHVTADSQLRWIGPDKGAMHLATGAVVNAVWDLWARHAGKPLWRLVADFTPEEFVRAIDFRYLTDCLTPDDALALLRTKADGKADRIATIEAQGYPCYTTSAGWLGYDDDKLRRLVREAVDAGFRHVKLKVGRDLDDDIRRLRIAREAAGPDVRLMIDANQIWEVSEAIDWVRALAFADPWFIEEPTSPDDVLGHAAIRRGIGEVKVATGEMCQNRIMFKQFMAAGAIDVVQIDACRLGGVNEVLAVLLLAAKYDLPVCPHAGGVGLCEYVQHLSMIDYVVVSGTMEGRVAEYVDHLHEHFVDPCVVRNAAYMPPTRPGFSIEMKPASLDRYRFVPPVAA, from the coding sequence TATTCCGCCGCCTATGTGGTGCTGGAGACCGACCGCCCGGGGCTGGAGGGGCATGGGCTGACCTTCACCATCGGCCGCGGCAACGACATCTGCGTCGCCGCGATCGAGGCGATGCGCCATCTTGTCGTCGGGCTGGACCTCGACTGGATCATCGCCGATCCGGGCCGTTTCTGGCGGCATGTCACCGCCGACAGCCAGTTGCGCTGGATCGGCCCCGACAAGGGCGCAATGCATCTGGCGACGGGTGCCGTCGTCAACGCGGTCTGGGACCTGTGGGCCAGGCATGCGGGCAAGCCGCTGTGGCGGCTGGTCGCCGATTTCACACCCGAGGAGTTCGTGCGCGCGATCGATTTCCGCTATCTGACCGACTGCCTGACGCCTGACGACGCCCTGGCGCTGCTGCGTACGAAAGCGGACGGCAAGGCGGATCGGATCGCGACGATCGAGGCGCAGGGCTATCCCTGCTACACGACATCCGCGGGATGGCTCGGCTATGACGACGACAAGCTGCGGCGGCTGGTGCGCGAAGCCGTCGATGCCGGCTTCCGCCACGTCAAGCTGAAGGTCGGTCGCGATCTGGACGACGATATCCGGCGCCTCAGGATCGCGCGAGAGGCGGCGGGTCCGGACGTGCGGCTGATGATCGATGCCAACCAGATCTGGGAGGTGTCCGAGGCGATCGACTGGGTCCGCGCGCTCGCCTTCGCCGATCCGTGGTTCATCGAGGAACCGACCAGCCCCGACGACGTGCTGGGGCATGCCGCGATCCGCCGCGGCATCGGCGAGGTCAAGGTCGCCACCGGTGAGATGTGCCAGAACCGCATCATGTTCAAACAGTTCATGGCTGCGGGCGCGATCGACGTGGTCCAGATCGACGCCTGCCGGCTGGGCGGCGTCAACGAGGTGCTGGCGGTGCTGCTGCTCGCCGCGAAATACGACCTGCCGGTCTGTCCGCACGCCGGCGGGGTCGGCCTGTGCGAATATGTCCAGCATCTCTCGATGATCGACTATGTCGTGGTCTCGGGCACGATGGAGGGACGCGTGGCGGAATATGTCGATCATCTGCATGAGCATTTCGTCGATCCCTGCGTGGTCCGGAACGCCGCCTACATGCCGCCGACGCGACCGGGATTCTCGATCGAGATGAAGCCCGCCTCGCTCGACCGCTATCGCTTCGTGCCCCCCGTCGCGGCATGA